The following proteins are encoded in a genomic region of bacterium:
- a CDS encoding insulinase family protein, giving the protein MTNRLRHILPNGLTILSEDVPGSRSLSLAIVVRGGSGDETNSELGITHLLEHLLFRRTKSRTNKQIAALMDELGGDVNAYTDTESIALVGSVPADRAEDLLQLFSDMLLEAAFNESDLKLEKDIIAQEILEAQDDPIDVLTQEFSECFWLTGALAKPVFGTIKSVPKLSLKMTYKRIKAMLCGKRILIGAAGNINFDLTTKIAALFGSLPSGEAFELKIPKSVGSGQAIRMHPSSQCYLALGIKAPGLKHEDFIATNLLSMLLGEGSSSRLFQKVREDRGLAYSLFTFLDSYSTRSAFVISGTFNREEYGDALNLIAEELRLIREGDISEEEFSRARSCFRAQVLLASESLSTKLWRLIETEIIFGRYIELEEVLVKLDNVNLKHLIELSHQILKPKGWTAVTVGDVKGFKYPKALERLCS; this is encoded by the coding sequence ATGACTAACCGCCTGCGTCACATCCTGCCCAATGGGCTAACAATTCTTAGCGAAGACGTGCCCGGTTCGCGCTCGCTCTCCCTGGCGATAGTGGTCCGTGGAGGCAGTGGCGATGAAACAAATTCTGAACTTGGCATTACTCATCTGCTTGAACACTTGCTTTTTCGCCGCACAAAATCACGAACGAATAAACAAATCGCCGCGTTGATGGACGAACTCGGTGGCGATGTTAACGCATATACTGACACAGAAAGCATTGCTCTTGTGGGAAGTGTCCCCGCTGATCGGGCGGAAGATTTATTGCAACTTTTTTCGGACATGCTGCTTGAAGCTGCCTTTAATGAATCGGACTTAAAGCTCGAGAAAGATATTATCGCCCAGGAAATTCTCGAAGCCCAAGATGATCCAATTGATGTCCTCACACAAGAATTCAGCGAATGCTTTTGGCTGACCGGGGCATTGGCAAAACCAGTTTTTGGCACAATTAAATCCGTCCCTAAGCTTAGCTTAAAGATGACTTACAAGCGTATCAAAGCAATGCTCTGCGGCAAGCGCATCCTGATTGGCGCGGCGGGCAATATTAATTTCGACTTAACAACAAAAATTGCGGCCCTTTTCGGTAGCCTTCCTAGTGGTGAAGCGTTTGAATTAAAAATCCCTAAAAGTGTTGGCTCTGGACAGGCAATTCGCATGCACCCTTCTTCGCAGTGCTACTTAGCTCTCGGAATTAAAGCACCTGGCCTTAAACATGAAGATTTTATCGCCACAAATTTACTCAGCATGCTGCTCGGTGAGGGATCAAGCTCGAGGTTATTTCAAAAAGTGCGCGAAGACCGTGGGCTTGCTTATTCGCTTTTTACATTTCTTGATTCTTACTCTACGCGTAGCGCCTTTGTGATATCTGGCACTTTTAACCGCGAGGAATACGGCGATGCGCTAAATTTAATTGCCGAGGAGCTGCGCTTGATTCGTGAAGGCGACATCAGCGAGGAGGAGTTTTCTCGGGCGCGCTCGTGCTTTCGTGCGCAAGTTTTACTTGCCAGTGAAAGTCTTTCCACCAAACTCTGGCGACTAATCGAGACGGAAATAATCTTTGGGCGCTATATCGAGCTCGAAGAAGTGCTCGTAAAACTCGATAACGTAAACCTCAAGCACCTGATTGAATTAAGCCACCAAATTCTTAAACCCAAGGGCTGGACAGCGGTTACCGTGGGTGACGTCAAAGGATTTAAATATCCCAAGGCACTTGAGCGACTTTGTAGCTAG